From one Streptomyces sp. Q6 genomic stretch:
- a CDS encoding TetR/AcrR family transcriptional regulator, producing the protein MVEGRIPEERRRRKPTKSGVLLSEDVIVDCALRLVGQHGPDALSVRRLGAALGCDPSALYRYFHNTDDLLLAVADRIIGETTRGFEPDTMAWRDGLRELALRIHRGYREHPRVAALAAYRVTRRVHEFRAVDAGIGLLRRAGFSDEDAVRHYSAFVDTVLGHAALDAAHLALPVERRAADDRAWEGVYAGLSAETHPQLAAVRGHLPLMAGSSFEAALDLLLSALAAAAPTRDG; encoded by the coding sequence ATGGTCGAAGGGCGCATTCCGGAGGAGCGGCGGCGCCGCAAGCCGACGAAGTCGGGAGTGCTGCTGTCCGAGGACGTGATCGTGGACTGCGCGCTGCGCCTGGTCGGGCAGCACGGGCCCGACGCGCTGAGCGTGCGACGGCTCGGCGCGGCGCTCGGCTGCGACCCCAGCGCGCTGTACCGGTACTTCCACAACACGGACGATTTGCTGCTCGCCGTCGCCGACCGGATCATCGGCGAGACGACGCGGGGCTTCGAGCCGGACACGATGGCATGGCGCGACGGGCTGCGGGAGCTGGCCCTGCGCATCCACCGCGGCTACCGGGAGCATCCGCGGGTCGCGGCGCTCGCCGCGTACCGGGTGACGCGCCGGGTCCACGAGTTCCGGGCCGTGGACGCGGGGATCGGACTGCTGCGCCGGGCCGGATTCTCGGACGAGGACGCCGTACGGCACTACTCGGCCTTCGTCGACACGGTCCTCGGCCACGCGGCGCTCGACGCCGCGCACCTGGCGCTGCCGGTGGAACGCAGAGCGGCGGACGACCGGGCGTGGGAAGGGGTGTACGCCGGTCTGTCCGCCGAGACGCACCCCCAACTGGCCGCGGTGCGCGGGCACTTGCCGCTCATGGCGGGCAGTTCGTTCGAGGCGGCGCTCGACCTGCTGCTCTCGGCGCTGGCGGCCGCGGCGCCGACCCGGGACGGGTGA